A DNA window from Setaria viridis chromosome 2, Setaria_viridis_v4.0, whole genome shotgun sequence contains the following coding sequences:
- the LOC117841989 gene encoding probable inositol transporter 2: MEGGVQELDGSAFRECFSLSWRNPYVLRLAFSAGIGGLLFGYDTGVISGALLYIRDDFRSVDRNTWLQELIVSMAVAGAIIGAAIGGWATDRFGRRTSILVADSLFFAGAVVMASATGPAQLVVGRVLVGLGVGMASMTSPLYISEASPARIRGALVSTNGLLITGGQFLAYLINLAFTKAPGTWRWMLGVAAVPAVVQFGLMLFLPESPRWLYRKGRAEEAEAILRRIYSAEEAEREIEELKESVAAEARERGSSEKASLAALLRTPAVRRGLVAGVGLQVFQQLVGINTVMYYSPTIVQLAGFASNQTALALSLVTSGLNALGSVVSIYFIDRTGRRKLLVISLVGVILSLGVLTAVFHETASHSPPVGAAETRHFDASLTCPDYTLSAPTTSGGGSFWDCTRCLKAKSTECGFCASGAGGLLPGACLVSNSTARDTCGGEGRRWYTRGCPSRFGWLALVGLALYIIFFSPGMGTVPWIVNSEIYPLRHRGVCGGAAATANWVSNLAVAQSFLSLTEAIGTSWTFLIFGGLSVAALAFVLVCVPETKGLPIEEVEKMLERRELRLRFWAPRDRDGDADGKDSGKSAGV; the protein is encoded by the exons atggagggcgGCGTGCAGGAGCTCGACGGCTCCGCCTTCAGGGAGTGCTTCTCCCTCTCGTGGCGGAACCCCTACGTCCTCCGCCTCGCCTTCTCCGCCGGCATCGGAGGCCTCCTCTTCGGCTACGACACCG GTGTTATTTCGGGTGCTCTGCTTTACATCCGTGACGACTTCCGATCAGTCGACAGGAATACATGGCTTCAG GAACTGATCGTGAgcatggcggtggcgggcgcgaTCATCGGCGCGGCGATCGGCGGCTGGGCGACGGACCGGTTCGGGCGGCGGACGTCAATCCTGGTGGCGGACTCCCTCTTCTTCGCCGGCGCGGTGGTGATGGCGTCCGCCACGGGCCCCGCGCAGCTCGTCGTGGGCCGCGTCCTCGTCGGCCTCGGCGTCGGCATGGCGTCCATGACCTCCCCGCTCTACATCTCCGAGGCGTCCCCCGCCAGGATCCGCGGTGCGCTCGTCAGCACCAACGGCCTCCTCATCACCGGCGGCCAGTTCCTCGCCTACCTCATCAACCTCGCCTTCACCAAGGCGCCGGGGACCTGGCGGTGGATGctcggcgtcgccgccgtccccgccgtcgTCCAGTTCGGCCTCATGCTCTTCCTCCCCGAATCCCCCCGGTGGCTCTACAGAAAGGGGAGGGCGGAGGAAGCCGAGGCGATCCTGCGGCGGATCTActcggcggaggaggcggagcgggaGATCGAGGAGCTGAAGGAGtcagtggcggcggaggcgcgggagcgCGGGTCGTCGGAGAAGGCCAGCctggcggcgctgctgcggacgccggcggtgcggcgcgggctcgtcgccggcgtggGGCTGCAGGTGTTCCAGCAGCTTGTGGGGATCAACACGGTGATGTACTACAGCCCGACGATCGTGCAGCTCGCCGGGTTCGCGTCCAACCAGACGGCGCTGGCGCTGTCGCTCGTCACCTCGGGGCTCAACGCGCTCGGCTCCGTCGTCAGCATCTACTTCATCGACCGTACGGGCCGGAGGAAGCTGCTCGTCATCAGCCTCGTCGGCGTCATCCTCTCGCTCGGCGTCCTCACCGCCGTGTTCCACGAGACGGCCTCCCACTCGCCgcccgtcggcgccgccgagaCCCGCCACTTCGACGCCTCGCTCACCTGCCCGGACTACACCCTGTCAGCGCCGACGACGTCCGGCGGTGGAAGCTTCTGGGACTGCACCCGGTGCCTGAAGGCCAAATCGACGGAGTGCGGCTTCTGCGCGTCGGGCGCCGGCGGGCTCCTCCCCGGCGCGTGCCTGGTGTCGAACAGCACGGCGCGCGACActtgcggcggcgagggccggcGGTGGTACACACGCGGGTGCCCGAGCCGGTTCGGGTGGCTGGCGCTGGTCGGGCTTGCACTGTACATCATCTTCTTCTCCCCCGGGATGGGCACCGTGCCGTGGATCGTCAACTCGGAGATCTACCCGCTGCGGCACCGGGGCgtgtgcggcggcgcggcggcgacggcgaactGGGTGTCCAACCTCGCCGTGGCGCAGTCGTTCCTGTCGCTGACCGAGGCCATCGGGACGTCGTGGACGTTCCTCATCTTCGGGGGCCTGTCGGTCGCCGCGCTGGCGTTCGTGCTCGTCTGCGTGCCGGAGACCAAGGGGCTCCCCAtcgaggaggtggagaagaTGCTCGAGCGCCGGGAGCTCAGGCTCAGGTTCTGGGCGCCGCGCGACCGCGACGGCGATGCCGACGGCAAGGACAGTGGCAAAAGTGCCGGCGTCTGA
- the LOC117845517 gene encoding glutaredoxin-C9 has protein sequence MLRMEVAESGSTGSGGVGVGVAVADAPSSAPGGAEAEAAMAVYERVARMASGNAVVVFSASGCCMCHVVKRLLLGLGVGPTVYELDQLGSSGGGREIQAALAQLLPPGQPAVPVVFVGGRLLGGVEKVMACHINGTLVPLLKQAGALWL, from the coding sequence ATGCTGCGGATGGAGGTTGCGGAGTCCGGCAGcacggggagcggcggcgtgggcgtgggcgtggcggtggcggacgcgccgtcgtcggcgccgggcggcgcggaggcggaggcggcgatggcggtgTACGAGCGGGTGGCGCGCATGGCGAGCGGGAACGCCGTGGTGGTGTTCAGCGCCAGCGGCTGCTGCATGTGCCACGTCGTGaagcgcctcctcctcggcctcggcgtcggccCCACCGTCTACGAGCTCGACCAGCTTGGttcaagcggcggcggcagggagatCCAGGCGGCGCTGGCGCAGCTGCTCCCCCCGGGGCAGCCGGCGGTGCCCGTGGTGTTCGTGGGCGGGCGGCTCCTGGGCGGCGTCGAGAAGGTCATGGCCTGCCACATCAACGGCACCCTCGTCCCGCTCCTCAAGCAGGCCGGCGCCCTCTGGCTGTGA